From a single Oncorhynchus nerka isolate Pitt River linkage group LG11, Oner_Uvic_2.0, whole genome shotgun sequence genomic region:
- the LOC115137656 gene encoding large ribosomal subunit protein bL28m, giving the protein MPLHKYPPKIWEAMKLKQGIYARLPKHYLRSLEETTQPTPVHWKALGIKYRANPKTGHKERVQDVPIPIYYPPESQDGLWGGEGWISGFRYANNDKLSTRLERVWKPQLFTRELYSEILNHKFTITVTARALDLIDAAYGFDYYILRTPKEDLNSKLGMDLRRAMLLRLAFKDTQLYPEDPAKRENIYTKYKQFEIPAEEAEWVGLSVDEAVEKQRQLEHKEPEPLFKTCVENLVKELAIQKLSEPQLVEKK; this is encoded by the exons ATGCCTCTCCACAAGTACCCCCCAAAAATCTGGGAAGCCATGAAACTGAAGCAGGGGATCTATGCCCGCCTCCCCAAACACTACCTCCGCTCTCTGGAGGAGACCACGCAGCCCACCCCGGTCCACTGGAAGGCCCTGGGAATCAAGTACAGGGCCAACCCCAAAACAGGGCACAAGGAGCGTGTACAAGACGTCCCCATCCCCATCTACTACCCCCCAGAGTCCCAGGATGGCCTATGGGGAGGTGAGGGATGGATATCAGGCTTCAGATATGCCAACAATGACAAA CTCTCCACCAGGCTGGAAAGAGTCTGGAAGCCACAGCTGTTCACCAGAGAGTTGTACAGTGAGATCCTCAACCACAAATTCACCATTACCGTAACGGCTCGCGCACTCGACCTCATTGATGCTGCCTACGGCTTTGACTACTACATcctgagg ACACCAAAGGAGGATCTGAACTCCAAGCTAGGAATGGACCTGAGGCGGGCCATGCTCCTGAGGCTGGCCTTTAAAGACACCCAGCTCTACCCAGAGGACCCTGCCAAGAGGGAGAACATCTACACCAAGTACAAA CAGTTTGAGATCCCTGCAGAGGAGGCTGAGTGGGTTGGCCTGAGTGTGGATGAGGctgtggagaaacagagacaaCTGGAGCACAAG GAGCCGGAGCCTCTGTTCAAGACCTGTGTGGAGAACCTGGTGAAGGAGCTGGCCATCCAGAAACTCTCTGAACCACAGCTGGTGGAGAAGAAGTAA
- the LOC115137091 gene encoding transcription factor RelB-like isoform X3 has translation MAAPHPTRGVSHSGSNRRGRGSSGSGTSRGPAGPSRQAQTDTDLLEQILERPTLAVVEQPKERGMRFRYECEGRSAGSILGASSGDSNKTLPAIELQGPIQNIKKVMVTVSLVTKDYPYRPHPHCLVGKDCVDGTGICVVCFNPHSNRRHSFANLGIQCVRRKELDASLEKRRNQKIDPFKTGHSKSIEDMDMNVVRLCFQCELEWVDGKRDFLNPIVSNPVYDKKATTTSELKINRLNIVKGPCTGKTEIYMLCDKVQKDDIEIIFKRGSWEAKAEFAQTDVHRQIAIVFKTPSYREQDVGEEVEVKVFLRRLSDHMDSDPVTFTYQPNNTDPYEVKRKRKIKTDISFTERSCVAAQNVAAAESQPLEPFTFTPADNWLVPEELHPPTQSGASTMGEIHYSDTQEDSFLNECISPEDISVLSLLLEPLFHDPALLGFGQGVNSLFVPGGMDMNFNPNQCESGQDLGYYNDQQFNQLVNENQASLMQPFPLSLPGSAPQGQCDNEGCDLVQVKTEGDL, from the exons ATGGCAGCACCTCACCCCACTCGTGGGGTCTCTCATTCGGGCTCAAACCGACGAGGACGGGGATCCTCTGGTTCAGGGACTTCCAGGGGGCCAGCGGGTCCCTCTCGACAGGCCCAGACAGACACTGATCTGCTGGAGCAGATCCTGGAGAGGCCCACCCTGGCTGTGGTGGAGCAGCCCAAGGAGAGAGGCATGAGGTTCCGCTATGAGTGTGAGGGCCGCTCGGCCGGGAGCATCCTAGGAGCCTCCAGTGGGGACTCCAACAAGACCCTGCCTGCTATAGAG CTCCAGGGTCCCATTCAGAACATAAAAAAAGTGATGGTCACTGTTTCCCTGGTGACCAAAGACTACCCGTACCGCCCACACCCCCACTGCCTTGTGGGTAAAGACTGTGTGGATGGTACCGGAATCTGTGTCGTCTGCTTTAACCCCCACAGCAACCGACGTCACAG TTTCGCTAACCTGGGCATCCAGTGTGTCAGGCGGAAGGAGCTGGATGCCTCTCTAGAGAAGAGACGGAATCAGAAGATCGACCCCTTTAAAA cGGGCCACTCTAAAAGCATCGAGGACATGGACATGAACGTGGTGCGGCTGTGTTTCCAGTGTGAGCTGGAGTGGGTGGATGGAAAGAGGGACTTTCTGAACCCCATAGTGTCCAACCCCGTCTATGACAAGA AGGCGACCACCACATCTGAGTTGAAGATCAACCGTCTGAACATTGTTAAAGGGCCATGCACCGGCAAGACTGAGATCTACATGCTCTGCGACAAAGTCCAGAAAG ACGACATAGAGATCATCTTCAAGAGGGGGTCTTGGGAGGCCAAGGCGGAGTTTGCCCAGACGGACGTCCACCGGCAGATTGCTATCGTGTTCAAGACCCCGTCCTACCGGGAACAGGACGTGGGGGAGGAAGTGGAAGTAAAAGTCTTCCTGCGCCGTCTCTCTGACCACATGGACAGTGACCCCGTCACGTTTACCTACCAGCCCAACAACACAG ATCCCTATGAGGTGAAGCGGAAGAGAAAGATAAAGACGGACATCAGCTTCACAGAGAGATCCTGTGTGGCAG CTCAGAATGTGGCTGCAGCAGAATCGCAGCCACTCGAGCCATTCACCTTCACCCCAGCAGATAACTGGCTGGTCCCAGAGGAGTTGCATCCTCCTACCCAGTCTGGGGCCTCCACCATGGGGGAGATCCACTACAGTGACACCCAGGAGGACAGCTTCTTGAACGAGTGCATAAGCCCAGAGGACAtcagtgttctctctctacttctgGAGCCTCTGTTCCATGACCCTGCCCTCCTTGGCTTTGGCCAGGGGGTCAACTCCCTCTTTGTCCCAGGTGGCATGGACATGAACTTTAACCCCAACCAGTGTGAGTCTGGGCAGGACTTGGGCTACTATAACGACCAGCAGTTCAACCAGCTAGTCAACGAGAATCAGGCCTCTCTGATGCAGCCCTTCCCACTGTCACTCCCCGGCTCTGCCCCTCAGGGTCAGTGTGATAACGAGGGGTGTGATTTGGTCCAGGTGAAGACAGAGGGGGACCTATGA